A part of Caldicellulosiruptor owensensis OL genomic DNA contains:
- the panC gene encoding pantoate--beta-alanine ligase, with translation MVVVERIQEMKDIVKRLKKEGKSIGFVPTMGYLHEGHLSLVRLSKQQNDITIMSIFVNPIQFGPNEDYDRYPRDFERDKSLAEKEGVDYIFYPSVEEMYPEDFKTVVSVKKITEIMCGKSRPGHFDGVATVVLKLFNIVNPDRAYFGQKDAQQLAVIKQMVKDLNLDVEIVPCPIVREQDGLAMSSRNVYLSEEERKSATVLYRALNLAKEMIEKGEKEVSSIKRAMEEMILNEEHTKIDYIEFVNSDTFEVVSKVEGKVLIALAVFVGKARLIDNIVVEAK, from the coding sequence ATGGTTGTTGTGGAGAGGATTCAGGAGATGAAAGATATTGTAAAAAGACTTAAAAAAGAAGGCAAATCAATTGGTTTTGTTCCAACAATGGGGTATCTTCACGAAGGACATTTGAGCTTGGTAAGGCTTTCTAAACAGCAAAACGATATTACCATTATGAGCATATTTGTAAATCCTATTCAATTTGGACCCAATGAGGATTATGACAGATACCCGCGCGACTTTGAAAGAGATAAAAGTCTTGCCGAAAAAGAAGGTGTTGACTATATATTTTATCCGTCGGTAGAAGAGATGTATCCCGAAGATTTTAAAACAGTTGTGTCAGTGAAAAAGATAACAGAAATAATGTGTGGCAAATCAAGGCCAGGTCACTTTGACGGTGTTGCAACAGTCGTATTAAAGCTGTTTAACATTGTAAATCCGGACAGAGCTTACTTTGGACAGAAAGATGCTCAGCAGCTTGCTGTCATAAAGCAGATGGTAAAAGACCTAAATCTTGACGTTGAGATAGTTCCCTGTCCGATTGTCCGTGAGCAAGATGGGCTTGCAATGAGCTCGAGAAATGTATATCTTTCTGAAGAGGAAAGAAAATCTGCAACCGTTTTGTACAGGGCTTTGAATTTGGCAAAAGAGATGATTGAAAAAGGCGAAAAAGAGGTATCAAGCATAAAAAGGGCTATGGAAGAGATGATTTTAAATGAAGAGCACACAAAGATTGACTACATTGAATTTGTAAATAGTGATACATTTGAAGTAGTATCAAAGGTTGAAGGAAAGGTTCTCATAGCTCTTGCTGTTTTTGTTGGAAAAGCAAGACTTATAGACAACATTGTTGTGGAGGC
- the panB gene encoding 3-methyl-2-oxobutanoate hydroxymethyltransferase produces MNKVTTKTLFEKKQKGEKITMLTAYDYTFAKIFDSCSVDILLVGDSLGMVILGYDSTIPVTMDDMEHHVRAVSRGAKYSMVVADMPFLSYHTTIEDAVKNAGRLIRAGAYAVKMEGCDDVYDKIEAVIKAQIPVMGHLGLTPQSVNIFGGYDLRAKEEAEAKKLVEDAKKLEKAGVFAIVLEKVPANVAKQVQESVKVPVIGIGAGPYCDGQVLVCYDMLGMYEDFKPKFVKRYAEVGNIIKDAVTRYIEEVKKGEFPGKEHSY; encoded by the coding sequence ATGAACAAGGTGACAACCAAGACGCTGTTTGAAAAAAAACAAAAAGGCGAGAAAATAACCATGCTTACTGCTTACGACTATACCTTCGCAAAGATATTTGACAGCTGCTCTGTAGATATCCTGCTTGTTGGCGATTCGCTTGGTATGGTGATCCTTGGCTATGACTCTACAATTCCGGTCACAATGGATGATATGGAGCACCATGTCAGAGCTGTTAGCCGAGGTGCAAAGTATTCAATGGTTGTCGCTGACATGCCGTTTTTGTCATACCACACCACAATAGAAGATGCTGTGAAAAACGCAGGAAGGTTAATTCGTGCAGGTGCTTATGCGGTCAAGATGGAAGGCTGCGACGATGTATATGATAAGATAGAGGCTGTTATTAAAGCTCAGATACCTGTTATGGGACATTTGGGGCTTACACCCCAGTCTGTCAACATCTTTGGAGGCTATGACCTTCGCGCAAAGGAGGAAGCTGAAGCAAAAAAACTTGTGGAAGATGCTAAAAAACTTGAGAAAGCTGGGGTATTTGCAATTGTGCTTGAAAAAGTGCCAGCTAATGTTGCAAAACAAGTTCAAGAGAGTGTAAAAGTGCCTGTAATTGGGATAGGTGCAGGACCATACTGTGATGGTCAGGTGCTTGTGTGCTATGACATGCTTGGCATGTATGAAGATTTCAAGCCAAAGTTTGTAAAAAGATATGCTGAAGTGGGGAATATAATCAAAGATGCTGTGACAAGGTACATTGAAGAGGTTAAAAAAGGAGAATTTCCAGGAAAGGAGCACAGTTACTGA
- a CDS encoding Rossmann-like and DUF2520 domain-containing protein — protein MKIGFYGASKAGISLALYFKEHGLEITGFYNRTYEKAIKASSMTKTHAFKSPEKLVEASDVIFIAISDTFIEEVSKNLYSPHLSQKVLGHLSGVLTSDAIKTECRGRFSLHPIQTLRGQPEDVQILKKAVFSLEGDDEGKKIAKIILQKIGNKYIELKKEDKIVYHLAATVASNYLVALLNFSYLLYKKIGLEDEVIFSIIKPLSFASLENFLKDRLNCLTGPAARGDVLTLQKHYNALPDEKKTAFLELLKLAADLIFEKRDKDVYEKLQQFINSVRW, from the coding sequence GTGAAAATAGGCTTTTATGGGGCATCTAAGGCCGGAATTTCTCTTGCGCTTTATTTTAAAGAGCATGGGCTTGAGATTACAGGGTTTTATAACAGAACATATGAAAAAGCCATAAAAGCTTCTTCCATGACAAAAACGCATGCATTTAAAAGTCCTGAAAAACTTGTAGAGGCTTCTGATGTGATTTTTATAGCTATTTCTGATACATTTATAGAAGAAGTTTCCAAAAACCTTTATTCGCCACATTTGTCCCAAAAGGTGCTCGGACACTTGTCAGGTGTGCTGACGTCTGATGCTATTAAAACCGAATGCAGAGGAAGATTTTCTCTTCATCCTATTCAGACTTTGAGAGGGCAGCCTGAAGATGTCCAGATCTTAAAAAAGGCGGTGTTTTCTTTAGAAGGCGATGATGAAGGTAAAAAGATTGCCAAGATAATCTTGCAGAAAATAGGGAATAAATATATAGAGCTCAAAAAAGAGGACAAAATAGTTTATCATCTTGCAGCAACAGTTGCTTCAAATTACCTTGTAGCTCTTTTGAACTTTTCGTATTTGCTTTACAAAAAAATTGGACTTGAAGATGAGGTCATTTTTTCTATAATAAAGCCTCTTTCTTTTGCATCACTTGAAAATTTTCTAAAGGATAGACTTAACTGTTTGACAGGACCTGCCGCAAGAGGCGATGTTTTGACACTTCAAAAACACTACAATGCTTTGCCGGATGAAAAGAAGACTGCTTTTTTAGAACTTTTAAAACTTGCGGCAGATCTGATATTTGAGAAGAGAGATAAGGATGTCTATGAAAAACTTCAACAATTTATAAATTCTGTAAGGTGGTGA
- a CDS encoding ferritin: MRSEKILDMLNEQLNRELFSAYFYTAMEAYFASQNLDGFAHFFMVQTKEELDHARLIFDYINKIGGRVILKELKQPKIDYSSPTEVFELALSHERFITSSIHEIAKAALEEKDLTTHNFLQWFINEQAEEEETMDKILRKLKFIKEDPSGLLFLDKELSTRVYTPPSILQEN, translated from the coding sequence ATGAGAAGTGAAAAAATCCTTGATATGTTAAATGAACAGTTAAACAGAGAACTATTCTCAGCATACTTTTATACAGCAATGGAAGCGTATTTTGCTTCACAAAATTTAGATGGTTTTGCTCACTTTTTCATGGTCCAAACAAAAGAAGAGCTTGACCATGCAAGATTGATATTTGACTATATAAACAAAATAGGTGGAAGAGTAATTTTAAAAGAGTTAAAACAGCCAAAAATAGATTATTCTTCGCCTACAGAAGTTTTTGAACTTGCACTTTCACATGAACGGTTTATAACCTCATCCATCCATGAGATTGCAAAGGCAGCTTTAGAGGAAAAAGACCTTACCACACACAATTTTTTGCAATGGTTTATAAACGAACAAGCTGAGGAAGAAGAAACAATGGACAAGATTTTAAGAAAGCTGAAATTCATAAAAGAAGACCCAAGCGGACTTCTGTTCTTGGACAAAGAACTTTCAACAAGAGTGTACACACCGCCATCTATTCTGCAGGAAAATTAG
- a CDS encoding FmdB family zinc ribbon protein → MFYTFVCNSCQEVFEIKASISEISNGLKVSCPKCASSDVTRDYSKINIGTSAGSSAKSSSCSTCSGSKGCCGS, encoded by the coding sequence ATGTTTTACACATTTGTTTGCAACAGCTGTCAAGAAGTTTTTGAAATAAAAGCGTCCATTTCAGAAATCTCAAATGGCCTTAAAGTCAGCTGTCCAAAATGTGCGTCAAGTGACGTCACAAGAGATTATTCAAAAATAAACATTGGAACATCTGCAGGAAGTAGTGCAAAAAGTAGCAGTTGTAGTACATGCTCAGGTTCAAAAGGTTGTTGTGGAAGCTAA
- a CDS encoding Uma2 family endonuclease — translation MEARIPKIYTYADYLQLPQDARVELIDGVIYDMSPVPSRVHQEIVIELATLIKNYLKSSNKPCKVYTAPFDVVFVEEGHDEKQAINVVQPDISIICDKKKLTEKGCLGAPEMIIEVVSEYNPSHDYVRKLNLYNQYKVKEYWIVNPNNQTILVYRLKDTEGYLPPELYTFNDKVKVGIFEDLIIDFAQIKEVL, via the coding sequence ATGGAAGCCAGAATACCCAAAATATACACCTATGCAGACTATCTTCAGCTACCACAAGACGCAAGAGTAGAGCTAATTGATGGTGTCATCTATGATATGAGCCCTGTACCTTCAAGAGTGCACCAAGAAATTGTAATAGAGCTTGCAACATTGATAAAAAATTATCTCAAATCTTCTAATAAGCCCTGCAAAGTTTATACAGCCCCCTTTGATGTTGTCTTTGTTGAGGAAGGACATGATGAAAAGCAAGCAATCAACGTGGTGCAGCCTGATATATCAATCATATGCGATAAGAAAAAACTCACTGAAAAAGGCTGTCTTGGAGCTCCTGAGATGATAATTGAGGTTGTGTCAGAATATAATCCTTCTCACGACTATGTTAGAAAGCTAAACCTGTATAATCAGTATAAAGTCAAAGAGTATTGGATTGTCAATCCTAACAACCAAACAATCTTAGTATACAGACTCAAAGACACTGAAGGTTACTTGCCACCAGAGCTATACACATTCAATGACAAGGTCAAGGTTGGCATTTTTGAAGACCTTATTATAGACTTTGCACAAATCAAAGAGGTGCTATGA
- a CDS encoding alpha-glucosidase/alpha-galactosidase, with the protein MLNATSGQQKQINIAYIGGGSRGWAWRLMTDLALEKDLSGTVRLYDIDFEAAKTNEVIGNKLSSKPEILGKWKYVAVESLDEALYGADFVIISILPGTFEEMYSDVHAPEKYGIYQSVGDTTGPGGLIRGLRTVPMYVEFAEAIKRNCPDAWVINYTNPMAICLKALYEVFPKIKAFGCCHEVFGTQKLLTEVVKEFLGENREISRREIKVNVLGINHFTWFDKASYKTHDLFPLYKEFVNKYYEEGFEKTKGLWEKDYFASANRVKFDLFKRFGLIAAAGDRHLAEFVPYIYLRDKETVYKWKFNLTPVEWRIKHREELIKLSKEYASDQKEVPLNPSGEEGVMQMKAILGLDTLVTNVNLPNMGQIPNLPIGAIVETNAVFTHDDVRPVYAGKLPSDLASIMTRHISNQELIVKAALEKDLSLAKRAFLNDPAVERLPQSKAEQLFDEMINNTKKYLAYLGV; encoded by the coding sequence ATGTTGAATGCCACATCAGGACAACAGAAACAAATCAATATAGCATACATTGGTGGGGGTTCACGTGGCTGGGCATGGAGATTGATGACTGATTTAGCTTTAGAGAAGGACTTGAGTGGTACTGTGAGACTTTACGACATCGATTTTGAAGCTGCTAAGACAAATGAAGTGATAGGCAATAAGCTTTCAAGCAAACCTGAGATATTGGGTAAGTGGAAATATGTTGCTGTAGAGAGCTTAGATGAAGCTTTATATGGGGCAGATTTTGTTATCATTTCGATTTTGCCTGGGACATTTGAAGAGATGTATTCGGATGTCCATGCTCCTGAGAAATATGGTATATACCAGTCTGTGGGTGATACAACAGGTCCAGGAGGTCTTATCAGAGGACTTAGGACTGTTCCTATGTATGTTGAATTTGCAGAAGCTATAAAGAGAAATTGTCCAGATGCTTGGGTTATCAATTACACAAATCCAATGGCTATATGCTTAAAAGCCCTATATGAAGTATTTCCTAAAATAAAAGCTTTTGGCTGCTGTCATGAAGTTTTTGGTACCCAGAAGCTTTTGACAGAAGTTGTAAAAGAATTTTTAGGAGAAAACAGAGAAATCTCAAGAAGAGAAATCAAGGTGAATGTTCTTGGTATAAATCATTTTACGTGGTTTGATAAAGCATCATATAAAACTCATGATTTATTCCCTCTTTACAAGGAATTTGTAAACAAATATTATGAAGAAGGTTTTGAAAAAACAAAGGGATTATGGGAAAAAGATTATTTTGCTTCTGCAAATAGAGTAAAGTTTGATTTGTTTAAACGCTTTGGACTTATTGCTGCAGCAGGGGATAGACACTTGGCTGAGTTTGTCCCTTACATTTATCTTAGGGACAAAGAAACAGTTTATAAATGGAAATTCAACTTGACACCTGTCGAATGGCGAATTAAACACAGAGAAGAATTGATTAAACTTAGCAAAGAATACGCATCTGACCAAAAAGAAGTTCCATTGAATCCTTCTGGAGAAGAAGGAGTTATGCAGATGAAAGCTATTTTAGGTTTGGATACGTTGGTGACAAACGTGAATTTGCCAAATATGGGTCAAATACCAAATCTTCCAATAGGAGCTATAGTTGAGACAAATGCAGTGTTTACCCATGATGACGTCAGGCCTGTCTATGCAGGAAAGCTGCCTTCAGATTTGGCAAGCATAATGACAAGGCATATCAGCAATCAAGAACTTATAGTTAAAGCTGCTTTAGAAAAGGACTTGAGCCTTGCAAAAAGAGCATTTTTAAATGACCCTGCAGTTGAAAGACTGCCACAGAGTAAAGCTGAGCAGCTTTTTGATGAGATGATAAATAACACTAAAAAGTATTTGGCATATTTAGGTGTATAA
- a CDS encoding type II toxin-antitoxin system HicB family antitoxin, which translates to MLFTVVVSKEDNWYIAKCIENNVASQGKTVEEAIANLKEAIELYYEGEEIQKPQMPLLITTIEVAV; encoded by the coding sequence ATGTTGTTTACAGTAGTAGTAAGTAAAGAAGACAACTGGTATATTGCCAAATGCATAGAAAATAATGTAGCTTCACAGGGAAAGACTGTCGAAGAAGCAATAGCCAATTTAAAAGAAGCTATTGAACTTTACTATGAAGGAGAAGAGATACAAAAACCACAGATGCCACTGCTAATAACTACCATAGAGGTGGCAGTATAA
- a CDS encoding Athe_2463 domain-containing protein, giving the protein MFKRHRSFVKALSFLCVLSLILSIIPPVGIWQSVKANDTTLYNGGYNSYNGQNRSYWLQQADKSGNILPSKNIKGKDLYFNCEIYAERRQIVYGEPWDVPENQEYGNFKADPNGYFLKDKTSGTRGWFRYLGYSISGAPFSDSKFPWDFTPEHITRDRLVPWASLTSEQKHDLGVSGYNPSVYSNKSWETISENLANLREEYENQPLSQLLHSISDLKTYGVFLGVDEKGSGAVKIIWKDSKGRLRYRTYVGMILQKGNPKVKTDSVTGSIDSYSYLTVVSGSSSDINNAVLRYDPATNQPPNINVHIIGSLEDKLGSNGTDPYYDKLTLTRNDVIQYQTVINYVKINGQNVTGSVIGKYVQATPTKKERDEVIFKTPEPGVTVALPPSMLKPGDNTVTISGKARVVFNTGEGQKGIDAGNSKSISFTIRVKPSLQQPSLQLSVVPAQSTVTVRTDDKGNLVYTPDSITHTVKPARVSNITVPAGFKVKKLEFVIDKDNSRVSNATTIIKTN; this is encoded by the coding sequence GTGTTCAAAAGACACAGGAGCTTTGTGAAAGCTCTTTCTTTTTTGTGTGTATTATCTTTGATACTTAGTATCATCCCACCAGTAGGAATATGGCAGAGCGTTAAGGCAAATGATACTACTTTGTATAACGGTGGATACAATAGTTACAACGGGCAGAATAGAAGTTATTGGCTACAACAAGCAGACAAAAGTGGTAATATACTACCAAGCAAAAACATTAAAGGCAAAGACCTATACTTCAACTGCGAAATCTATGCAGAACGCAGGCAGATAGTATACGGCGAGCCGTGGGATGTGCCTGAAAACCAGGAGTATGGAAATTTCAAGGCAGACCCGAACGGGTATTTTTTGAAGGACAAAACAAGCGGAACACGAGGCTGGTTCAGGTACCTTGGGTATTCTATCAGCGGTGCACCGTTTTCCGATTCTAAATTTCCATGGGACTTCACACCAGAACACATAACTCGTGATAGGCTTGTACCGTGGGCAAGCCTGACCTCTGAACAGAAACATGACCTTGGTGTTAGTGGTTACAACCCTTCCGTTTATTCCAACAAAAGCTGGGAAACAATTAGTGAAAACCTTGCCAATCTTCGAGAAGAATATGAAAATCAACCTTTGAGCCAGCTACTACACAGTATTAGCGACCTAAAAACTTATGGCGTGTTCCTCGGTGTGGATGAAAAAGGTAGCGGCGCAGTCAAAATTATCTGGAAAGACAGCAAGGGAAGATTGAGATACAGAACTTATGTGGGAATGATACTTCAAAAAGGTAATCCAAAAGTTAAGACAGACTCAGTTACCGGTTCAATTGATTCATACAGCTATCTTACAGTTGTCAGTGGCAGTAGCTCAGACATAAACAATGCAGTGTTAAGGTATGATCCTGCAACCAATCAACCACCAAATATTAATGTACACATTATTGGTTCTTTGGAGGACAAGCTTGGCTCTAACGGCACAGACCCTTACTACGACAAACTCACACTCACACGAAACGATGTTATCCAGTACCAGACAGTGATCAACTACGTGAAAATTAACGGACAGAACGTTACAGGCTCAGTTATCGGGAAATACGTACAAGCAACACCGACAAAAAAGGAACGTGACGAGGTAATCTTCAAAACTCCAGAGCCGGGGGTTACTGTTGCTCTGCCTCCCTCAATGTTAAAACCAGGGGACAATACAGTTACAATTTCAGGCAAAGCAAGAGTAGTGTTTAATACAGGGGAGGGGCAGAAAGGGATCGACGCGGGCAACTCAAAATCAATTTCGTTCACGATCAGGGTAAAGCCCAGCCTGCAACAGCCAAGCCTGCAGTTATCGGTTGTGCCGGCACAGAGCACTGTCACGGTCAGAACAGACGACAAAGGTAACCTCGTCTACACGCCAGACAGTATCACGCATACAGTAAAACCTGCAAGGGTATCAAACATAACTGTCCCGGCAGGGTTCAAAGTCAAAAAGTTAGAGTTTGTGATCGATAAAGACAACAGTAGGGTATCGAACGCAACAACAATTATAAAAACAAACTGA